Proteins from a genomic interval of Cryptosporangium phraense:
- a CDS encoding helix-turn-helix domain-containing protein, protein MTPLKSPQDAVRTLGEFIREQRAGSQISLRQLAKQAGISNPYLSQIERGLRKPSAEILQQIAKALRISAETLYVHAGLLESTDGVRDELFSTSSPFGGRPSSQKVGRKEFTDAAPGPAASAIESDEYLTDRQKQILLEIYHSFRRENAAGDNV, encoded by the coding sequence ATGACCCCGCTCAAGTCGCCGCAGGACGCGGTCCGGACGCTCGGCGAGTTCATCCGTGAGCAGCGGGCGGGCTCGCAGATCTCGCTCCGTCAGCTGGCCAAGCAGGCCGGCATCAGCAACCCGTACCTCAGCCAGATCGAGCGTGGGCTCCGCAAGCCGTCGGCCGAGATCCTGCAGCAGATCGCCAAGGCGCTGCGAATCTCGGCCGAGACGCTCTACGTGCACGCGGGGCTCCTCGAGAGCACGGACGGGGTGCGCGATGAACTCTTTTCAACCTCCAGTCCGTTCGGAGGTCGGCCGAGCTCCCAAAAGGTCGGTCGAAAAGAATTCACTGACGCCGCCCCGGGGCCGGCCGCGTCCGCCATCGAGTCGGACGAGTACCTGACCGACCGCCAGAAGCAGATCCTGCTCGAGATCTACCACTCGTTCCGGCGTGAGAACGCCGCCGGAGACAACGTCTAA